AAAATAAATAATTTAACCTAACCAATATGAAGTTAGTAATAAAATGTAAAGATTGTCGCGAAGAAAATAAAGTACCAAACTATGCCAGAGACCGAGTTAATTATGCGAAGAAATTTGGAGACAAATTTGAATTGAATTGTAAAAAATGTAATAAAACAAATGAATATCATGTGGACGACATAAGAGCTGAAAATTATAGATTAGGAGAAATAATTACTAACCGAATTATCGTATTGGTTATTGTATCTGTAATATCAATTATTTTGATGATTGCCTTTTGGGGAAGCCCGATAAGCTGGAGTTTTATACTATTGCCAATTGCGACCTTATTCTTTTTTAAAAATAATGACTCTAAAAAACAACTCAACTTTAATAAACACAAAATGAAAGGACGAATCCCCACTAGCGGATTGAAACGATAAGAATAACGGAAGCAATGTACTTCAAGAATTTAGTGTATTTGAAAAAATGGAAAATCAGTTTAAAATTTTACTGCTGACCTTAACACTTGGAATCTCAAGTTGCTCAAGTTCCTTTATTGTAAAAACAAAAAAGAAAACGATTAACTTGGAATCACTACCTGAAAATTCAATAAAAGTTGGAGTTGATAATGGAATTGTTCAAATAGTGTTTGACCGAAATGATTTAACTGACTTGTTCGAAAAAGATTTAAACGAATGGTTGGACCCTCGAATAAAATCATATGTTGAAAATTTAAAATCATTAAAATCCGACACGATTTATAAAAAGGACAAAACAATCGGAATTTTACCACTTTCTGAATACGAATTGAAATTCCACTCTCTAATCTTAAACGGAAAAGCGGAAATTAAAAATAAAGAAACTAACGAAAATATAAAACGAATTAAATATAAATTTACGAGAGATAAACTCGGTGGACAAAATGCTTATTTCTATACTGAAAACGGAATTGAATTTTATGAAATTCTACTTGCTTTCGGAGAATAAAAAAGGCACTACAACAATGTATAACAAAAATAGGGAGGTTTGGTGCCTGAATAAAGGCTTGGGCATATTTACTTGGCCACCAAATCTTTTGATTTGGCTTGTGGATAATCTTAAAGGAAATTGCTAATTTAAAACCCTACTTTTGTTATTCACTAAAGTTTTTACCAATTAATCTATGAGATATTTCATTAGCATTTTCCTGTTTTTATGTTTAGAAAACAATGCCCAATCTCAAAGTGTAAGCGTTCAGATTCAAGATAACGTAGTACTTTTCAAAGAAGGAAAAGATAGCATACTATGCTACCAAATAGCTAATAAAGACCTAAATGGCAAGCATAAAAGATCAAATTATATTCATCCATTGTATACGTTAGATGGTAAAATTTTAACTGAAGATTTTCCTTCAGACCACCCTCACCACCGTGGTATCTTCTGGGCTTGGCACCAATTGCATATTGGAGACAAACAAATTGGTGACGGGTGGGAAATAAAAGATTTTAAATGGCAAGTACTTTCAGTTAAAGAACTAAAAAAGAAAGGCAAACAAAGAAGTATTAAAGCCAATGTGGTTTGGAAGTCTCCTTTGTGGTTAGATGATAACGGAAATGAAAAGCCATTGGTAACTGAGTATACTACCATTACGGTATACCCAAAAGCAAAGAACTATAGACAAATTGATATTGAAATTTCCTTGATTGCAGAGGAACCCAATATGCGTATTGGAGGATCTGATGATAAAAAAGGATATGGAGGTTTTTCGACTAGAATTAGACTCGGTGAAGACATCGCATTTACAAGTGCTATTGGATCAATTAAACCGGAACAACTACCAATTAAAGCAGGAGGTTGGATGGATATCTCCGAATCGTTGGGACTTAAGGACTCATTAGCAGGTATTTCAATTTTAAGTCATCCCAATAACCCAGGTTATCCAAATCCTTGGATTTTGCGTTCAAAAGCCAGTATGCAGAACGCTGTATACCCATACCCTGGTGCAAAACCGGTTATTCTTTCTGATGTTGAACCTACCCTATTACGGTACCGTTTACTTATTCATAAAGGATTAAAAGCATCAGAAATTTCAACGCTACATACACACTATGGAAAAATGTAGTCGTTTTTAGTGTTTTAAAAGAAAGTAAATAAATACACCTATAATACCTGTTCATAAAATACCTGTAACTCTAAACAACTATTGCTTTAAAATTCTTACTTTTGAAAGTGTTCGCTAACAAACACTTATCTTTTCTATAGGTATTATTTGAAATTAGATGTTGTTTTGTCAACACATAACGATAAAAGATATTACCAATCATTAGTTGTGTACATGTTAAAAACCGAGAATAATTGAGAAAAATTATTTATATAATTGCTTTGATTCTATTACTAGTCGGAATTACATTATTTGAATTTATGGCCTATAATTCAATGGTCAGTTTAAAATATGAAACACATGAATTGAATGATTGTATTTCACTAGTTTCTGAAATTGACTTATGCAGAGCAATAAGAACATTTCACATTATAGCAATTCTTTTCGGACTGACAATTATGGGACTTTTGATTTACAAAAAACGGATTTTAAAATAATAAAGTGAGAATGAAATTTAAAATATTTATTTGTGTATTGTTATTTATAGCTTGTAGTTGTAGTGTAGAAAATGACCGAGAGAAATATGCTAAAA
The nucleotide sequence above comes from Aureibaculum algae. Encoded proteins:
- a CDS encoding DUF6807 family protein, yielding MRYFISIFLFLCLENNAQSQSVSVQIQDNVVLFKEGKDSILCYQIANKDLNGKHKRSNYIHPLYTLDGKILTEDFPSDHPHHRGIFWAWHQLHIGDKQIGDGWEIKDFKWQVLSVKELKKKGKQRSIKANVVWKSPLWLDDNGNEKPLVTEYTTITVYPKAKNYRQIDIEISLIAEEPNMRIGGSDDKKGYGGFSTRIRLGEDIAFTSAIGSIKPEQLPIKAGGWMDISESLGLKDSLAGISILSHPNNPGYPNPWILRSKASMQNAVYPYPGAKPVILSDVEPTLLRYRLLIHKGLKASEISTLHTHYGKM